A genomic window from Massilia sp. METH4 includes:
- a CDS encoding alpha-1,6-glucosidase domain-containing protein yields MDNPHRSRALRLAVAASVATSFATSGAAHAATSAAALCDGDAFQAILSPAAATFDARAAWLDRRTLLWPGARADARIRLYHSRNAALTAPAGGKVAGADGFLRLDASQAAVPERLRHLGNGPVFALRAVDEGRIAALHRGQLLLVSEAPDGTVLDATRVQVAGALDDLYAAAEAESRLGAAPGADGTTFKLWAPTARQVSVCTYDGDSGPSRAATPMRFDAKTGIWSAKLRGNLDGKYYRYAVDVLAPSAGIVRNLVTDPYSVSLTTDSRRSYIADLAAPRLKPAGWDDDVRPAKVKAQPDMSIYELHVRDFSIGDATVSPANRGKYTAFLETESDGMKHLRALSQAGLTDVHLLPVYDIGSIPEQGCATPAPAGAPDSDAQQKLIGASKLTDCYNWGYDPYHYSAPEGSYSTNPADGSRRIVEFRQMVQALHRAGLRVGMDVVYNHTYTAGQDEKSVLDRVVPGYYHRLDAKGAIERSTCCENTATEHRMMGKLMIDSSELWTRHYHIDSFRFDLMGHQPRAVMEALQRRVNAATGRHVNLIGEGWNFGEVADGKRFVQASQLSLNGSGIGTFSDRGRDAVRGGGAGDSGRDMFTRQGFVNGLVYDPNEENARNAPRDRTELLKAADLVKVGLAGTLRTYPLQTYTGEVRELQHIDYSGQPAGYASEPGEVVNYVENHDNQTLYDLNVLRLPASTSTAERARVQVLAAAINAFSQGVAYFHAGFDILRSKSLDRNSFESGDWFNRLDWTYRDNYFGTGLPPAADNGKDYALFQPLLANPAFKPAPRDIAFTRDAFRDLLNIRASSTLFRLRSADDVKARLRFYNTGPAQVPTVIAGRLDGAGYDGAGFEAVLYLINVDKVPRSIAVPQEAGRNWHPHPVHTSSSAADPRALDARYDASTGRFTIPARTAVVFVE; encoded by the coding sequence ATGGACAATCCACACCGCAGCCGCGCGCTGCGCCTCGCCGTTGCGGCATCGGTCGCAACATCATTCGCCACCTCGGGCGCGGCGCACGCCGCCACATCCGCCGCCGCGCTGTGCGATGGCGATGCCTTCCAGGCGATCCTCTCCCCCGCCGCCGCCACGTTCGACGCGCGGGCCGCGTGGCTGGACCGGCGCACGCTGCTGTGGCCGGGAGCCCGCGCCGACGCGCGCATCCGCCTGTATCACTCGCGGAACGCGGCGCTGACCGCGCCCGCCGGCGGCAAGGTCGCCGGCGCCGATGGCTTCTTGCGGCTCGACGCATCGCAGGCTGCCGTGCCCGAGCGGCTGCGCCATCTCGGCAATGGCCCGGTGTTCGCGCTGCGCGCGGTGGACGAAGGGCGTATCGCCGCCCTGCACCGCGGCCAGCTGCTGCTGGTGAGTGAAGCACCCGACGGCACCGTCCTCGACGCCACGCGCGTGCAGGTGGCCGGCGCGCTGGACGACCTGTACGCGGCGGCCGAAGCGGAAAGCCGGCTGGGTGCGGCTCCGGGCGCGGACGGCACCACGTTCAAGCTGTGGGCGCCGACGGCGCGGCAGGTATCGGTCTGCACCTACGATGGCGACAGCGGCCCGTCGCGCGCAGCCACGCCGATGCGCTTCGATGCGAAGACGGGCATCTGGTCCGCCAAGCTGCGCGGCAACCTCGATGGCAAGTATTACCGCTACGCGGTCGACGTGCTGGCGCCAAGCGCGGGCATCGTGCGCAACCTCGTCACCGACCCCTATTCGGTCAGCCTCACCACGGATTCCCGGCGCAGTTACATCGCCGACCTGGCCGCGCCGCGCCTGAAGCCGGCCGGTTGGGACGACGACGTGCGGCCCGCGAAAGTGAAGGCCCAGCCGGACATGTCGATCTACGAATTGCACGTGCGCGACTTCTCGATCGGCGATGCCACCGTGAGCCCGGCGAACCGCGGCAAGTACACCGCCTTCCTGGAAACGGAATCGGACGGCATGAAGCACCTGCGCGCGCTGTCGCAGGCCGGGCTGACGGACGTGCACCTGCTGCCCGTGTATGACATCGGCAGCATTCCCGAGCAGGGCTGCGCGACACCGGCGCCGGCCGGCGCGCCGGACAGCGACGCGCAACAGAAGCTGATCGGCGCCAGCAAGCTCACGGACTGCTACAACTGGGGTTACGACCCGTACCACTACAGCGCGCCGGAAGGCAGCTACAGCACCAACCCTGCCGATGGGTCGCGACGCATCGTCGAGTTCCGGCAGATGGTGCAGGCGCTGCACCGCGCCGGCCTGCGAGTGGGCATGGACGTCGTCTATAACCACACCTACACGGCCGGCCAGGACGAGAAATCGGTGCTGGACCGCGTGGTGCCCGGCTACTACCACCGGCTCGATGCGAAGGGCGCGATCGAGCGTTCGACGTGCTGCGAGAACACGGCGACGGAACACCGCATGATGGGCAAGCTGATGATCGATTCGAGCGAGCTGTGGACGCGGCACTACCACATCGACTCGTTCCGCTTCGACCTGATGGGCCACCAGCCGCGCGCCGTGATGGAGGCTCTGCAGCGCCGCGTGAACGCCGCGACGGGCCGGCACGTGAACCTGATCGGCGAAGGCTGGAACTTCGGCGAAGTCGCCGACGGCAAGCGCTTCGTGCAGGCTTCGCAGCTGTCGTTGAACGGCAGCGGCATCGGCACGTTCAGCGATCGCGGGCGCGATGCCGTGCGTGGCGGTGGCGCGGGCGATTCGGGGCGCGACATGTTCACGCGGCAGGGCTTTGTGAATGGCCTGGTTTACGATCCCAATGAAGAAAATGCGCGCAACGCGCCGCGCGACCGCACCGAACTGCTGAAGGCGGCGGACTTGGTGAAAGTGGGCCTGGCCGGAACGTTGCGCACGTATCCGTTGCAGACCTACACGGGAGAGGTGCGCGAGCTGCAGCATATCGATTACAGCGGCCAGCCCGCCGGCTATGCGAGCGAGCCGGGCGAAGTCGTGAACTACGTGGAGAACCACGACAACCAGACCCTGTACGACCTGAACGTGCTGCGGCTGCCGGCATCGACGTCGACCGCCGAGCGCGCGCGCGTGCAGGTGCTGGCCGCCGCCATCAATGCCTTCAGCCAGGGCGTGGCCTACTTCCACGCCGGTTTCGACATCCTGCGCTCGAAGTCCCTGGACCGCAACAGCTTCGAATCCGGCGACTGGTTCAACCGGCTGGACTGGACTTACCGCGACAACTACTTCGGCACGGGCCTGCCGCCGGCGGCCGACAACGGCAAGGATTACGCGCTGTTCCAGCCGCTGCTGGCCAACCCGGCGTTCAAGCCGGCGCCGCGCGACATCGCCTTCACGCGCGACGCGTTCCGCGACCTGCTGAACATCCGCGCCAGCAGCACGCTCTTCCGGCTGCGCAGCGCCGACGACGTCAAGGCGCGCCTGCGCTTCTACAATACGGGCCCGGCGCAGGTCCCGACCGTGATCGCCGGCCGTCTCGACGGCGCCGGCTACGACGGTGCGGGCTTCGAGGCCGTGCTGTACCTGATCAACGTCGACAAGGTGCCGCGATCGATCGCCGTGCCCCAGGAAGCCGGCCGCAATTGGCACCCGCACCCCGTGCACACGTCCTCCAGCGCCGCCGACCCACGCGCCCTCGACGCCCGTTACGACGCCTCGACCGGCCGCTTCACCATCCCGGCCCGCACCGCCGTCGTGTTTGTGGAATAA
- a CDS encoding alpha-amylase family glycosyl hydrolase, whose amino-acid sequence MKLTSLALSLLLAASGSSAMAAPATPKMSMPFVWENATVYFLLTDRFANGDKSNDLAYGRKADAAPLRGYMGGDLKGLTAKVKEGYFDSLGVNAIWLTPPVEQIHAGTDEGTGKSYGFHGYWARDFTAVDANLGTEQDFRDFVDAAHARGIRVLLDVVMNHTGPVTDADPVWPADWVRTSPKCAHKDAPTTISCTLVDNLPDVRTESDTPVALPPVLVQKWKKEGRYEREVKELDEFFARTGYPRAPRYYLMKWHADWIRKFGIDGYRGDTVKHTEAGVWKELRTVTEAAHDEWKKANPGKVLGDGKFFTVAEVYNYAIGHGREFDMGGGVKTDFYANGFDSLINFSLPGDGKGDYESIFSKYAAQLAGPLKGKSVLNYVDSHDDGNPFDAARVKPFESANKLLLAPGAAQVYYGDETARRLDIADAVGDAKLRSFMNWDELQANAARDGYRIADVRAHWAKLGQFRRGHVSIGAGAHARLADAPYTFSRTFTGGGLSDKVVVALDVPVGKPVAIQVGGIFANGTKVRDAYAGTTYTVTNGTVRTRGKFSTVLLEAAR is encoded by the coding sequence ATGAAACTCACATCCCTGGCATTGTCCCTACTGTTGGCGGCGTCCGGCTCATCGGCGATGGCGGCGCCCGCCACGCCGAAAATGTCGATGCCATTCGTGTGGGAGAACGCGACCGTCTACTTCCTGCTCACCGACCGCTTCGCCAACGGCGACAAGTCCAATGACCTGGCCTATGGCCGCAAGGCCGACGCGGCGCCGCTGCGCGGCTACATGGGCGGCGACCTGAAAGGCCTGACGGCCAAGGTGAAGGAGGGTTACTTCGACAGCCTGGGCGTGAACGCGATCTGGCTGACGCCGCCCGTGGAGCAGATCCATGCCGGCACCGACGAGGGAACCGGCAAATCCTATGGCTTCCATGGCTACTGGGCGCGCGATTTCACGGCCGTCGATGCCAACCTGGGCACGGAGCAGGACTTCCGCGATTTCGTCGATGCAGCCCATGCGCGCGGCATCCGGGTATTGCTGGACGTGGTGATGAACCATACGGGGCCGGTGACGGATGCCGATCCCGTGTGGCCGGCGGACTGGGTACGCACGTCACCCAAGTGCGCGCACAAGGACGCGCCCACCACGATCTCGTGCACGCTGGTGGACAACCTGCCGGACGTGCGCACGGAAAGCGATACCCCGGTGGCGCTGCCGCCCGTCCTCGTGCAGAAATGGAAGAAGGAAGGGCGCTACGAGCGCGAAGTGAAGGAGCTGGACGAGTTCTTCGCCCGCACCGGCTATCCGCGCGCGCCGCGCTACTACCTGATGAAGTGGCACGCCGACTGGATCCGCAAGTTCGGCATCGACGGCTACCGCGGCGACACCGTCAAGCACACCGAGGCCGGTGTGTGGAAGGAGCTGCGTACCGTCACCGAGGCCGCGCACGACGAATGGAAGAAAGCCAATCCCGGCAAGGTGCTGGGCGACGGCAAGTTCTTCACGGTGGCCGAGGTGTACAACTATGCGATCGGCCATGGGCGCGAGTTCGACATGGGCGGCGGCGTCAAGACCGACTTCTACGCCAACGGCTTCGACAGCCTGATCAACTTCAGCCTGCCCGGCGACGGCAAGGGCGACTACGAAAGCATCTTCTCGAAATACGCGGCGCAGCTGGCCGGGCCGCTGAAGGGCAAGTCGGTGCTGAACTATGTCGACTCGCACGACGACGGTAACCCGTTCGACGCCGCGCGCGTGAAACCGTTCGAATCCGCGAACAAGCTGCTGCTGGCACCGGGCGCCGCGCAGGTCTACTACGGCGACGAGACGGCGCGCCGGCTCGACATTGCAGACGCGGTGGGGGACGCCAAGCTGCGTTCGTTCATGAACTGGGACGAGCTGCAAGCCAATGCCGCGCGCGACGGCTACCGCATCGCCGACGTGCGCGCGCACTGGGCCAAGCTGGGCCAGTTCCGGCGCGGCCACGTGTCGATCGGCGCCGGCGCGCACGCCAGGCTGGCCGATGCGCCTTACACGTTCTCGCGCACGTTCACCGGCGGTGGCCTGTCCGACAAGGTGGTGGTGGCGCTCGACGTACCGGTCGGCAAGCCGGTCGCGATCCAGGTCGGCGGCATCTTCGCCAACGGCACCAAGGTCCGCGACGCCTACGCCGGCACCACCTACACCGTCACCAACGGCACCGTGCGCACGCGCGGCAAGTTCAGCACGGTCCTCCTCGAAGCCGCGCGGTAA
- a CDS encoding alpha-D-glucose phosphate-specific phosphoglucomutase: protein MAIQTINTTPIPGQRPGTSGLRKKVGVFRQPHYLENFVQSVFDTLGDLSGKTLVLGGDGRFHNRAAIRTILKMAAANGVARVLVGRGGILSTPAVSCVIRKHEAMGGIILSASHNPGGPDGDFGIKYNIGNGGPAPEAITEAIYQRTTAITSYRISDAPDIDIDHGGRTWIEQMQVEVIDPVDDYAQLMEQLFDFDAIRKLFAGGFRMCFDAMHAVSGPYAKAIIEGRLGAPEGTVINAVPREDFGGGHPDPNPVNAAELIELMARDDAPDFGAASDGDADRNMIVGRKFDVTPSDSLAILAANAQVAPGYRGGIAGIARSMPTSRAADRVAEALGIPCYETPTGWKYFGTLLDAGLATLCGEESYGTGSNHVREKDGVWAVLFWLNLLAAKGQSVQQIVEEHWKRFGRNYYSRHDYEGIDAHAAKVLMDDLRVKLAAMKGVEMNHYTVDYADDFEYTDPVDGSKATQQGVRIVMTDGSRIVYRLSGTGTEGATLRVYLERYEADPEQHHIPTQQALAALIAIADSVASIAYNTGRSNPSVIT from the coding sequence ATGGCAATCCAGACGATCAATACGACGCCCATTCCCGGCCAGCGGCCGGGCACGTCCGGCCTGCGCAAGAAGGTCGGCGTTTTCCGGCAACCCCACTACCTCGAGAACTTCGTGCAGAGCGTGTTCGACACCCTCGGCGACCTGTCCGGCAAGACCCTCGTGCTGGGCGGCGACGGCCGCTTCCACAACCGCGCCGCGATCCGCACGATCCTCAAGATGGCCGCGGCCAACGGCGTGGCGCGCGTGCTGGTGGGGCGGGGCGGCATCCTGTCCACGCCGGCCGTGTCCTGCGTGATCCGCAAGCACGAGGCGATGGGCGGCATCATCCTGTCGGCCAGCCACAACCCGGGCGGGCCGGACGGCGACTTCGGCATCAAGTACAACATCGGCAACGGCGGCCCGGCACCCGAGGCGATCACCGAAGCGATCTATCAACGCACCACGGCGATCACGTCCTACCGCATCAGCGATGCGCCGGACATCGACATCGACCACGGCGGCCGCACCTGGATCGAGCAGATGCAGGTGGAGGTGATCGACCCGGTCGACGATTATGCGCAGCTGATGGAACAGCTGTTCGACTTCGACGCGATCCGCAAGCTGTTCGCCGGCGGGTTCAGGATGTGCTTCGACGCGATGCACGCCGTTTCCGGCCCTTACGCGAAGGCGATCATCGAAGGGCGTCTCGGCGCGCCGGAAGGCACCGTGATCAATGCCGTACCGCGCGAGGACTTCGGCGGCGGGCACCCGGACCCCAACCCGGTCAATGCCGCCGAGCTGATCGAACTGATGGCGCGCGACGACGCACCCGACTTCGGCGCCGCCTCCGATGGCGACGCGGACCGCAACATGATCGTGGGCCGCAAGTTCGACGTGACGCCGTCGGACAGCCTGGCGATCCTCGCGGCCAACGCCCAGGTGGCGCCCGGCTACCGCGGCGGCATTGCCGGCATCGCCCGTTCGATGCCCACCTCGCGTGCGGCCGACCGCGTGGCCGAGGCCCTCGGCATCCCGTGCTACGAAACCCCGACCGGCTGGAAGTACTTCGGCACCTTGCTGGACGCCGGCCTGGCCACGCTGTGCGGCGAGGAGAGCTACGGCACCGGTTCGAACCACGTGCGCGAGAAGGATGGCGTGTGGGCCGTGCTGTTCTGGCTGAACCTGCTGGCCGCGAAGGGCCAGTCCGTGCAGCAGATCGTGGAAGAACACTGGAAGCGCTTTGGCCGCAACTACTATTCGCGCCACGACTACGAAGGCATCGACGCGCACGCGGCCAAGGTGCTGATGGACGACCTGCGCGTGAAGCTGGCGGCCATGAAGGGCGTGGAGATGAACCACTACACGGTCGATTACGCCGACGACTTCGAATACACCGATCCGGTCGACGGTTCCAAGGCCACGCAGCAGGGCGTCCGCATCGTGATGACGGATGGCTCGCGCATTGTCTACCGGCTGTCCGGCACGGGCACCGAGGGTGCCACGCTGCGCGTCTATCTCGAGCGCTACGAGGCCGACCCCGAGCAGCATCACATTCCCACGCAGCAGGCACTGGCGGCACTGATCGCCATTGCCGACAGCGTGGCCAGCATCGCCTACAACACGGGGCGCAGCAATCCATCCGTGATCACTTAA
- a CDS encoding MFS transporter — translation MHSSSTKPRLSFWQLWNMSFGFFGIQFGFALQNANTSRIFSTLGANPEELPLLWLAAPITGLLVQPIIGYLSDNFWHPKWGRRRPFFFAGAVFASLALFLMPNSQALWMAALVLWMMDAAINVSMEPFRAFVGDKLDPSQQTAGFAMQTFFIGCGAVVASLLPTIFSDYLGVSNVAAAGGIPDTVRYAFYAGGAVYLVSVLWTVFAADELPPENLEQFQRERSAAKGLGHALAEIFGGIGRMPTTMVQLAFVTFFTWIGLFAMWIYTTSAVADNVFGTTDAQSAAYQAAGNWAGNMFAVYSGVAALAAFILPVFARATSRKIVHMVCLVIGGLSLASVFLIHDRETLMLPMIGVGLAWASILTMPYAILAGALPPKRMGFYMGVFNIFVVIPQIMSGLVLGFVTSHVFGGHTASTLALGGASMVLAAVLTLFVKDTARPAE, via the coding sequence ATGCATTCTTCTTCCACCAAACCCAGGCTGTCTTTCTGGCAGCTCTGGAACATGAGCTTCGGCTTTTTCGGCATCCAATTCGGTTTTGCGCTGCAGAACGCCAATACCAGCCGCATTTTTTCCACGCTGGGCGCCAATCCGGAAGAGCTGCCGCTGCTGTGGCTGGCGGCGCCGATCACGGGCCTGCTGGTGCAACCCATCATCGGCTACCTTTCCGATAATTTCTGGCATCCGAAGTGGGGTCGCCGCCGCCCGTTCTTCTTCGCTGGCGCCGTGTTCGCGTCGCTGGCGCTGTTCCTGATGCCGAACTCGCAGGCGCTGTGGATGGCCGCGCTCGTGCTGTGGATGATGGATGCGGCGATCAACGTGTCGATGGAGCCGTTCCGCGCGTTCGTCGGCGACAAGCTCGATCCTTCGCAGCAGACGGCCGGCTTCGCGATGCAGACCTTCTTCATCGGCTGCGGCGCCGTCGTCGCCTCGCTGCTGCCGACCATCTTCTCCGACTACCTGGGCGTGAGCAATGTGGCCGCCGCGGGCGGCATTCCCGATACCGTGCGCTACGCGTTCTATGCGGGCGGCGCCGTGTACCTGGTGTCCGTGCTGTGGACCGTGTTCGCGGCCGACGAGCTGCCGCCCGAAAACCTGGAGCAGTTCCAGCGCGAGCGCAGCGCCGCGAAGGGCCTGGGACACGCGCTGGCCGAGATCTTCGGCGGCATCGGCCGCATGCCGACGACGATGGTGCAGCTGGCCTTCGTGACGTTCTTCACGTGGATCGGGCTGTTCGCGATGTGGATCTACACCACGTCCGCCGTGGCAGACAACGTGTTCGGCACCACGGACGCGCAATCGGCCGCCTACCAGGCCGCCGGCAACTGGGCCGGCAACATGTTCGCCGTGTACTCGGGGGTGGCGGCGCTGGCCGCCTTCATCCTGCCCGTGTTCGCCCGCGCCACCAGCCGCAAGATCGTGCACATGGTGTGCCTGGTGATCGGCGGCCTGTCGCTGGCCAGCGTATTTCTCATCCACGACCGCGAAACGCTGATGCTGCCGATGATCGGCGTGGGCCTGGCCTGGGCCAGCATCCTGACGATGCCGTATGCGATCCTGGCCGGCGCGCTGCCGCCCAAGCGGATGGGTTTCTACATGGGCGTGTTCAATATCTTCGTCGTGATCCCGCAGATCATGTCGGGCCTCGTGCTCGGCTTCGTCACGAGCCACGTATTCGGCGGGCACACGGCCAGCACGCTGGCGCTGGGCGGCGCCTCGATGGTGCTGGCAGCCGTACTGACCCTGTTCGTGAAGGACACGGCGCGCCCCGCGGAATGA
- a CDS encoding TIM-barrel domain-containing protein, with product MKITTTAAFALTFACPIFYCQGAIAQNAARHVESWSEKNGALHIITNDGRYEIRAYSPSIVETTFTPRGERHDARSHAVVLAPADMAATVKEAHGRIEYATSGIAVTIERRPLRIAYRYKGRPLVAEKLGYTKKNGMEALEFALDADEALYGAGARAVGMNRRGHRFQLYNKAHYGYGNRSELLNFTIPMALSSKKYAIHFDNPQTGWLDFDSRKDGTLTYETIGGRKTYQVVAGDAWADVMASYTSLTGRQPLPPRWAFGNFASRFGYRDEKEVRGVVDRFIADKIPLDAVVLDLYWFGKEVKGTMGNLAWDKDGFPNPQGMLRDLQRKGVNTVVITEPFVLTTSQRWQEAVDAKALATTKEGAPYTYDFFFGNTGLVDIFSPQGKSWFWNIYKGLKEQGVAGWWGDLGEPELHPAALQHATGSADQVHNIYGHDWARLIAEGYAKDFPNERPFILMRAGYSGSQRFGLIPWSGDVSRSWGGLQSQMEIALQMGMQGLAYMHSDLGGFAGPVLDDELYVRWLQYGVFQPVFRPHAQEEVPSEPVFRAPRAKALAADAIRLRYALLPYHYTMAFENSTTGMPLMRPVLFEDTENDAGSLASTYLWGGSFLVAPVTEPGAKRKEVYFPTKGSTWFDFHTGERHRGGIQETVDVVAERIPVYVRAGAFVPMAPVVQSTRDYTGRSIDLHYWHDAVVTSSAGMLYDDDGATADAYGKGKYEIARFTANARDSALDIGITTETGSAFQPVVRAYTVHVHGLAKPKRVLLDGRELVFSWDAKTRIAKATLPARARLQATLRIE from the coding sequence ATGAAAATCACGACGACCGCAGCGTTCGCGCTGACCTTCGCCTGCCCGATCTTCTACTGCCAGGGCGCCATCGCACAGAACGCCGCCCGGCATGTGGAAAGCTGGAGCGAAAAGAATGGCGCGCTGCACATCATCACCAACGACGGGCGCTATGAGATCCGCGCGTATTCGCCATCCATCGTCGAGACCACGTTCACCCCTCGGGGCGAACGGCATGACGCGCGTTCGCATGCGGTGGTGCTGGCGCCGGCCGACATGGCCGCGACAGTGAAGGAAGCGCATGGCCGCATCGAATACGCGACGTCCGGCATCGCCGTCACGATCGAACGCCGCCCGCTGCGCATCGCCTACCGCTACAAAGGCCGGCCCCTGGTGGCGGAAAAGCTGGGCTACACGAAGAAGAACGGCATGGAAGCGCTGGAGTTCGCGCTCGACGCCGACGAGGCCCTGTACGGCGCCGGCGCCCGCGCGGTGGGCATGAACCGCCGCGGCCACCGCTTCCAGCTGTACAACAAGGCACACTATGGCTACGGCAACCGTTCGGAACTGCTGAACTTCACGATTCCCATGGCGCTGTCGTCGAAGAAGTACGCGATCCACTTCGACAATCCGCAGACCGGCTGGCTGGACTTCGACAGCCGCAAGGATGGCACGCTCACGTATGAAACGATCGGCGGCCGCAAGACTTATCAGGTGGTGGCGGGCGATGCCTGGGCCGACGTGATGGCCAGCTACACGAGCCTGACGGGGCGCCAGCCGCTGCCGCCGCGCTGGGCCTTCGGCAATTTCGCCAGCCGCTTCGGCTACCGCGACGAGAAGGAAGTGCGCGGCGTCGTCGACCGGTTCATCGCCGACAAGATCCCGCTCGACGCGGTGGTGCTGGACCTCTACTGGTTCGGCAAGGAAGTGAAGGGCACGATGGGCAACCTGGCGTGGGACAAGGACGGCTTCCCGAATCCGCAAGGCATGCTGCGCGACCTGCAACGCAAGGGCGTGAACACGGTGGTCATCACCGAACCCTTCGTGTTGACCACGTCGCAGCGCTGGCAGGAGGCCGTCGATGCGAAGGCGCTGGCCACGACGAAAGAGGGAGCGCCGTACACGTACGACTTCTTCTTCGGGAACACGGGGCTGGTCGATATCTTCAGCCCGCAGGGCAAGAGCTGGTTCTGGAATATCTATAAAGGCTTGAAGGAACAGGGCGTGGCCGGCTGGTGGGGAGATCTGGGCGAGCCGGAGCTGCACCCGGCAGCCCTGCAGCACGCCACCGGTTCGGCGGACCAGGTACACAATATCTATGGTCATGACTGGGCGCGGCTGATCGCCGAGGGCTACGCGAAGGACTTCCCGAACGAGCGGCCGTTCATCCTGATGCGTGCAGGCTACTCCGGTTCGCAGCGCTTCGGCCTGATTCCCTGGTCCGGCGACGTGTCGCGCAGCTGGGGCGGCCTGCAGTCGCAGATGGAGATTGCCCTGCAGATGGGCATGCAAGGCCTGGCCTACATGCATTCGGACCTGGGCGGCTTCGCCGGCCCCGTGCTGGACGACGAGCTGTACGTGCGCTGGCTGCAGTACGGCGTGTTCCAGCCGGTGTTCCGGCCGCATGCACAGGAAGAGGTGCCGTCCGAACCCGTGTTCCGCGCGCCGCGCGCGAAGGCGCTGGCCGCTGACGCCATCCGGTTGCGCTACGCACTGCTGCCGTACCACTACACGATGGCGTTCGAGAACAGCACTACCGGCATGCCGCTGATGCGGCCCGTGCTGTTCGAAGATACCGAAAACGACGCCGGTTCGCTCGCCTCGACCTACCTGTGGGGCGGCAGCTTCCTGGTCGCGCCGGTGACCGAGCCGGGGGCGAAGCGCAAGGAAGTGTACTTCCCCACCAAGGGCAGCACGTGGTTCGATTTCCATACCGGCGAGCGGCACCGCGGCGGCATCCAGGAAACGGTGGACGTGGTAGCGGAGCGCATTCCCGTCTACGTGCGGGCCGGCGCCTTCGTGCCGATGGCACCCGTCGTCCAGAGCACGCGCGACTACACGGGCCGCAGCATCGACCTGCATTACTGGCACGACGCCGTCGTGACGTCGTCGGCCGGCATGCTGTATGACGACGACGGCGCCACCGCCGACGCTTACGGCAAGGGCAAGTACGAGATCGCACGCTTCACGGCCAATGCACGTGACAGCGCACTCGACATCGGCATCACCACCGAGACGGGCAGCGCCTTCCAGCCGGTAGTGCGCGCTTACACCGTGCACGTGCACGGCCTCGCCAAGCCGAAGCGCGTGCTGCTCGACGGCCGCGAGCTCGTGTTCAGCTGGGACGCCAAGACGCGCATCGCGAAGGCCACGCTGCCCGCCCGCGCCCGCCTGCAGGCAACGCTGCGCATCGAGTAA